From Micrococcus porci, one genomic window encodes:
- a CDS encoding glycosyltransferase family 4 protein, whose product MRVAVIAESFLPHMNGVTNSILQVLKHLRSRGDEAVVIAPAASWSAGWTQRAGAGQAPSEVEGFPVITLPSMPLSGYASVRVAAGTVLRLRSLLADFAPDVVHIASPFVLGWRAVQAAEELGIPSVAVYQTEVPRYAAKYGAPWLEDVLWNHVTRLHNTATLTLAPSSFTLRQLHHVGVRRVHLWGRGVDSTRFHPAKRDEALRAELAPNGERLIGFVGRLAHEKQVADLRVLADLPDTRLVIIGSGPLRDQLERRLPGAHFAGFQGGEDLARHVASLDLFVHPGESDTFGQTLQEAMASGVPVVAVGRGGPLDIVDSSRTGWIYQPGDLGELRARVADLAYDDAKRAAFAEAAWASMQGRTWPVLCEQLVGYYEKAIHVQRRRRGELSRRLLGAPGAVASRAYRVFG is encoded by the coding sequence ATGCGCGTCGCCGTGATCGCCGAGTCCTTCCTGCCCCACATGAACGGGGTGACCAACTCCATCCTCCAGGTGCTGAAGCACCTGCGCTCCCGCGGGGACGAGGCCGTGGTCATCGCCCCGGCCGCCTCCTGGTCCGCCGGGTGGACGCAGCGGGCCGGGGCCGGGCAGGCGCCCTCCGAGGTCGAGGGCTTCCCCGTGATCACCCTGCCGTCCATGCCGCTCTCCGGGTACGCCTCGGTGCGCGTGGCGGCGGGCACCGTCCTGCGCCTGCGCTCCCTCCTGGCGGACTTCGCCCCGGACGTCGTGCACATCGCCTCCCCGTTCGTGCTCGGCTGGCGGGCCGTGCAGGCCGCCGAGGAGCTGGGCATCCCGTCCGTGGCCGTGTACCAGACGGAGGTGCCCCGCTACGCCGCCAAGTACGGCGCGCCGTGGCTGGAGGACGTGCTGTGGAACCACGTCACCCGCCTGCACAACACCGCCACGCTGACGCTCGCGCCGTCGTCGTTCACCCTGCGCCAGCTGCACCATGTGGGCGTGCGCCGCGTGCACCTCTGGGGCCGCGGCGTGGACTCCACCCGTTTCCACCCGGCCAAGCGGGACGAGGCCCTCCGCGCTGAGCTGGCCCCGAACGGCGAGCGCCTCATCGGCTTCGTGGGCCGCCTGGCCCACGAGAAGCAGGTCGCGGACCTGCGCGTCCTGGCGGACCTGCCCGACACCCGGCTCGTCATCATCGGCTCGGGCCCCCTGCGGGACCAGCTCGAGCGCCGGCTGCCGGGGGCGCACTTCGCGGGCTTCCAGGGCGGCGAGGACCTCGCCCGGCACGTGGCCAGCCTCGACCTGTTCGTGCATCCGGGCGAGTCCGACACCTTCGGGCAGACCCTGCAGGAGGCCATGGCCTCGGGCGTGCCCGTCGTCGCCGTGGGCCGGGGCGGCCCCCTGGACATCGTGGACTCCTCCCGCACCGGCTGGATCTACCAGCCCGGGGACCTGGGCGAGCTGCGTGCCCGCGTCGCGGACCTCGCCTACGACGACGCCAAGCGGGCCGCCTTCGCCGAGGCGGCGTGGGCGTCCATGCAGGGCCGCACCTGGCCCGTGCTGTGCGAGCAGCTCGTGGGCTACTACGAGAAGGCCATCCACGTGCAGCGGCGCCGCCGCGGCGAGCTGTCCCGCCGGCTGCTCGGCGCGCCCGGCGCCGTGGCCTCCCGCGCGTATCGCGTCTTCGGCTGA
- a CDS encoding aldo/keto reductase yields the protein MDTAANPALTTDLRSPRRVAGKDVRPVGLGCMNLVHGYSGFLSEREAVDLVVGVLADGTDHLDTATLYGGGLSEEYVGKALTRVGADVRDRVLLASKCGLSRDADRPIDGRPETLRAQVDASLRRLGQDRIDLYYLHRLDPRVPVEESVGALAEAVAAGKIGAIGLSEVSGATLDRAATEHPVAAVQNEYSLATRNPEWGLLEACRRHGAALVAFSPVCRGLLTDAPPVVADLPDGDMRHAMPRFQGPAWEANLRLREEFASEAARLGVPAASLAVAWVLAQGADVVAIPGTTDPAHWREDRGAEEVSLTLEDLARLDALVNHATVQGRRYSDAQQASVDTEDAPQQG from the coding sequence ATGGACACCGCCGCGAACCCCGCCCTCACCACCGACCTGCGCTCGCCGCGCCGCGTCGCCGGGAAGGACGTGCGCCCGGTCGGCCTCGGGTGCATGAACCTCGTGCACGGCTACTCGGGCTTCCTCTCGGAGCGCGAGGCGGTCGACCTCGTCGTGGGCGTCCTGGCGGACGGCACGGACCACCTGGACACGGCCACCCTCTACGGCGGCGGGCTCAGCGAGGAGTACGTGGGCAAGGCCCTGACCCGCGTGGGCGCCGACGTCCGCGACCGAGTGCTGCTGGCCTCCAAGTGCGGCCTGTCGCGCGACGCGGACCGCCCGATCGACGGTCGGCCGGAGACCCTGCGCGCGCAGGTGGATGCCTCCCTGCGGCGCCTCGGCCAGGACCGCATCGACCTCTATTACCTGCACCGCCTCGACCCCCGGGTGCCGGTCGAGGAGTCCGTCGGCGCGCTCGCGGAGGCCGTGGCCGCCGGCAAGATCGGGGCGATCGGCCTCTCAGAGGTCTCGGGCGCCACGCTCGACCGCGCGGCGACCGAGCACCCCGTCGCGGCCGTCCAGAACGAGTACTCGCTGGCCACCCGCAACCCCGAGTGGGGCCTGCTGGAGGCCTGCCGCCGCCACGGCGCCGCCCTGGTCGCGTTCTCCCCCGTGTGCCGCGGCCTGCTGACGGACGCCCCGCCCGTCGTCGCCGACCTGCCCGACGGCGACATGCGCCATGCCATGCCCCGCTTCCAGGGCCCGGCCTGGGAGGCGAACCTGCGGCTGCGGGAGGAGTTCGCCTCCGAGGCGGCCCGGCTCGGCGTGCCCGCCGCCTCCCTCGCGGTGGCGTGGGTGCTCGCCCAGGGCGCGGACGTCGTCGCGATCCCGGGGACCACGGACCCGGCCCACTGGCGGGAGGACCGCGGGGCAGAGGAGGTGTCCCTCACGCTCGAGGACCTCGCCCGGCTGGACGCGCTCGTCAATCACGCCACCGTCCAGGGCCGGCGCTACAGCGACGCCCAGCAGGCCAGCGTGGACACGGAGGACGCGCCGCAGCAGGGCTGA
- the gdhA gene encoding NADP-specific glutamate dehydrogenase, producing the protein MHQVLQTLRDEVFARNPGEAEFHQAVSEVFEALDPVVERHPHYVDAGVLHRLCEPERQIIFRVPWIDDAGVVQVNRGFRVEFNSALGPYKGGLRFHPSVYLGIIKFLGFEQIFKNSLTGMPIGGGKGGSDFDPAGKSDREIMRFCQSFMTELHRHIGEHTDVPAGDIGVGGREIGYMFGQYKRLTNRFESGVLTGKGLTWGGSLVRTEATGYGAVMFADSMLRTRGESMDGQKVLISGSGNVAIYAAEKAAQLGATVLTASDSAGYIVDPDGVDVELLKQIKEVERARISEYAERKGGKVRYVAGGSVWDVEGTVALPCATQNELDESAAKTLLQNGVKAVAEGANMPSTEAATHLFLDAGTLFGPGKAANAGGVATSALEMQQNASRDSWDFDYTHDRLERIMRDIHDRCVETAEEYGTPGNYVAGANIAGFIKVADAMIAQGVV; encoded by the coding sequence ATGCATCAGGTTCTGCAGACGCTGCGCGACGAGGTCTTCGCCCGCAATCCGGGCGAGGCCGAGTTCCACCAGGCGGTGTCCGAGGTCTTCGAGGCACTGGATCCCGTGGTCGAGCGTCACCCCCACTACGTCGACGCCGGCGTGCTCCACCGCCTGTGCGAGCCCGAGCGCCAGATCATCTTCCGCGTGCCGTGGATCGACGACGCCGGCGTGGTCCAGGTCAACCGCGGCTTCCGCGTGGAGTTCAACTCCGCCCTCGGCCCGTACAAGGGCGGCCTACGGTTCCACCCCTCCGTGTACCTGGGGATCATCAAGTTCCTGGGCTTCGAGCAGATCTTCAAGAACTCCCTGACCGGCATGCCGATCGGCGGCGGCAAGGGCGGCTCCGACTTCGACCCGGCCGGCAAGTCGGACCGCGAGATCATGCGCTTCTGCCAGTCGTTCATGACGGAGCTGCACCGCCACATCGGCGAGCACACGGACGTCCCCGCCGGCGACATCGGCGTGGGCGGCCGCGAGATCGGCTACATGTTCGGCCAGTACAAGCGCCTGACCAACCGCTTCGAGTCCGGCGTGCTCACCGGCAAGGGCCTGACCTGGGGCGGCTCGCTCGTCCGCACCGAGGCCACCGGCTACGGCGCCGTGATGTTCGCCGACTCCATGCTCCGCACCCGCGGCGAGTCCATGGACGGCCAGAAGGTCCTGATCTCCGGCTCCGGCAACGTGGCGATCTACGCCGCGGAGAAGGCCGCCCAGCTGGGCGCCACCGTGCTGACCGCCTCCGACTCGGCCGGCTACATCGTGGACCCGGACGGCGTGGACGTCGAGCTGCTCAAGCAGATCAAGGAGGTCGAGCGCGCCCGCATCTCCGAGTACGCCGAGCGCAAGGGCGGCAAGGTCCGCTACGTGGCCGGAGGCTCCGTGTGGGACGTCGAGGGCACCGTCGCGCTGCCGTGCGCCACGCAGAACGAGCTCGACGAGTCCGCCGCGAAGACCCTGCTGCAGAACGGCGTGAAGGCTGTGGCCGAGGGCGCGAACATGCCCTCGACCGAGGCCGCGACCCACCTGTTCCTCGACGCCGGCACCCTGTTCGGCCCGGGCAAGGCCGCCAACGCCGGCGGCGTGGCGACCTCCGCACTGGAGATGCAGCAGAACGCCTCGCGCGACTCGTGGGACTTCGACTACACCCACGACCGCCTCGAGAGGATCATGCGCGACATCCACGACCGCTGCGTGGAGACCGCCGAGGAGTACGGCACGCCGGGCAACTACGTGGCCGGCGCGAACATCGCGGGCTTCATCAAGGTGGCCGACGCGATGATCGCCCAGGGCGTCGTCTGA
- a CDS encoding acyl-CoA thioesterase — protein MTETTTSSAARDGAGRWVEVSVPLRWADMDAYGHINNIAVVQLLEEARVAVFGVPANTGAGGGGAPPVDLLEGVPEGVRTFVSEHTVKYRAQMPYRPVPLRVRVGVAAVKAVSVEVAYELYDGVDGTLCVTARSVMVFVDGASGRPVRLTAEQRAALAG, from the coding sequence ATGACGGAGACGACGACGTCGTCCGCCGCCCGAGACGGCGCCGGGCGCTGGGTGGAGGTGTCGGTGCCGCTGCGCTGGGCGGACATGGACGCCTACGGGCACATCAACAACATCGCCGTGGTGCAGCTGCTGGAGGAGGCCCGCGTCGCCGTGTTCGGCGTGCCCGCGAACACCGGCGCCGGCGGAGGAGGGGCCCCGCCCGTCGACCTGCTCGAGGGCGTGCCGGAGGGCGTGCGGACGTTCGTGTCCGAGCACACCGTGAAGTACCGGGCGCAGATGCCGTACCGGCCCGTGCCGCTGCGCGTGCGCGTGGGGGTGGCGGCCGTGAAGGCGGTGTCCGTGGAGGTCGCCTACGAGCTCTACGACGGCGTGGACGGCACCCTCTGCGTCACGGCCCGCTCCGTGATGGTGTTCGTGGACGGCGCCTCGGGCCGCCCCGTGCGGCTGACCGCCGAGCAGCGGGCGGCCCTGGCCGGCTGA
- a CDS encoding App1 family protein yields MPASESASIAAQNDPARRQRLAAAGGPTPAENVATHLQEQWNRWHRSRALRRGFVPTVMAFTGYGTTSWVRVLSRVVLAKDEDFLNGRRLSKVVADGVHGWRNFVAPPMAYAEVEVEVGDLVTTVRADRMGVVDVVLDVELEPGWRTAVLRVGDEEEVTTDLYIASPDAKVGLVSDIDDTVVVTSLPRPLLAAWNSFVIDEHARTPTPGMAVLLRRIAAAEPMAPVLYLSTGAWNVAQTLTRFLGRNLYPLGALLLTSWGPTKDRWFRSGQEHKVTQLERLAQQFPDLQWILVGDDGQHDPEIYADFATKHPDKVKAIVIRQLTPSEALLAGGRAEATRHSTPGIPWCYGPDGAALSNQLEDLGILPVDFVDVHPEGWLEDILGEDEASAAGRDGDEHGVHGGRADQDEARDVDVSAQD; encoded by the coding sequence CCCGCGGAGAACGTCGCCACGCACCTGCAGGAGCAGTGGAACCGCTGGCACCGCTCCCGGGCCCTGCGCCGCGGCTTCGTGCCGACGGTCATGGCGTTCACCGGCTACGGCACCACCTCATGGGTGCGCGTGCTCTCCCGGGTGGTCCTGGCCAAGGACGAGGACTTCCTCAACGGCCGCCGTCTGTCCAAGGTCGTCGCCGACGGCGTGCACGGCTGGCGCAACTTCGTCGCCCCGCCCATGGCCTACGCCGAGGTCGAGGTGGAGGTGGGCGACCTCGTCACCACGGTGCGCGCGGATCGGATGGGCGTGGTCGACGTCGTCCTGGACGTGGAGCTCGAGCCGGGCTGGCGCACCGCCGTCCTGCGCGTGGGCGACGAGGAGGAGGTCACCACGGACCTCTACATCGCCTCCCCGGACGCGAAGGTCGGCTTGGTCTCCGACATCGACGACACCGTCGTGGTGACCTCTCTGCCGCGCCCGCTGCTGGCCGCGTGGAACTCGTTCGTGATCGACGAGCACGCCCGCACGCCCACCCCCGGCATGGCCGTGCTCCTGCGCCGCATCGCCGCCGCCGAGCCGATGGCGCCGGTCCTCTACCTCTCCACCGGCGCGTGGAACGTGGCGCAGACCCTGACCCGCTTCCTGGGCCGCAACCTGTACCCGCTGGGCGCTCTGCTGCTCACCAGCTGGGGCCCCACGAAGGACCGCTGGTTCCGCTCCGGCCAGGAGCACAAGGTCACCCAGCTCGAGCGCCTGGCGCAGCAGTTCCCGGACCTGCAGTGGATCCTCGTGGGCGACGACGGCCAGCACGACCCCGAGATCTACGCCGACTTCGCCACCAAGCACCCGGACAAGGTCAAGGCGATCGTCATCCGCCAGCTCACCCCGTCCGAGGCGCTGCTCGCGGGGGGCCGTGCGGAGGCCACGCGCCACTCCACGCCCGGCATCCCGTGGTGCTACGGGCCCGACGGCGCCGCCCTCTCCAACCAGCTCGAGGACCTCGGCATCCTGCCCGTGGACTTCGTGGATGTGCACCCGGAGGGCTGGCTCGAGGACATCCTCGGCGAGGACGAGGCCTCCGCGGCCGGCCGCGACGGCGACGAGCACGGGGTCCACGGCGGCCGCGCCGACCAGGACGAGGCCCGGGACGTCGACGTCTCCGCGCAGGACTGA